The following proteins come from a genomic window of Rattus norvegicus strain BN/NHsdMcwi chromosome 8, GRCr8, whole genome shotgun sequence:
- the LOC134480031 gene encoding disks large homolog 5-like isoform X1 yields MFSQLRKNFGRVNADFGQTGVRESRLSSKINDGRRKLAWGMLNGGRLTSSPGPVVINKEAHTENTEEQRLIRQLQSATEERNELRDLLTYVTERYRNNRASRYIRSNPFYEKLKIKEREVMSLLHNLEMRNIEHCEKFQELQKEINFYRYLPSRIHMDKICVQKKLFPFKKASKAEHLDCAPLVQKYLIDLHKNDKDEQDKKSNLQTQQHLDNTT; encoded by the exons ATGTTTTCCCAGCTTCGCAAGAATTTTGGGAGAGTGAACGCCGATTTTGGACAGACTGGAGTGAGGGAATCTCGCCTTTCATCAAAAATAAATGATGGACGACGAAAGCTGGCCTGGGGAATGCTGA acggtGGGAGACTGACATCATCCCCTGGCCCTGTGGTAATCAACAAGGAGGCCCACACGGAGAacacagaagagcagagactgattaGACAGCTGCAGTCAGCTactgaggagagaaatgagctaagGGATCTCCTGACTTACGTGACAGAGAGATACAGGAACaacag GGCCAGCCGCTACATCAggtcaaatccattttatgaaaaattgaagataaaggagagggaggtcatgtcattactgcacaacttagagatgaggAACATCGAGCattgtgagaaatttcaggagctccagAAGGAGATTAACTTTTATCG ctaCCTGCCCAGCCGGATCCATATGGACAAGATATGTGTGCAGAAGAAGTTGTTCCCATTCAAGAAGGCGAGCAAAGCAGAACATCTGGATTGTGCACCGCTGGTACAGAAATACTTGATTGACTTGCACAAGAATGATAAGGATGAACAGGATAAGaagagcaacctccagacccagcaacaTCTG GATAACACCACTTGA
- the LOC134480031 gene encoding uncharacterized protein LOC134480031 isoform X2 has product MFSQLRKNFGRVNADFGQTGVRESRLSSKINDGRRKLAWGMLNGGRLTSSPGPVVINKEAHTENTEEQRLIRQLQSATEERNELRDLLTYVTERYRNNSYLPSRIHMDKICVQKKLFPFKKASKAEHLDCAPLVQKYLIDLHKNDKDEQDKKSNLQTQQHLDNTT; this is encoded by the exons ATGTTTTCCCAGCTTCGCAAGAATTTTGGGAGAGTGAACGCCGATTTTGGACAGACTGGAGTGAGGGAATCTCGCCTTTCATCAAAAATAAATGATGGACGACGAAAGCTGGCCTGGGGAATGCTGA acggtGGGAGACTGACATCATCCCCTGGCCCTGTGGTAATCAACAAGGAGGCCCACACGGAGAacacagaagagcagagactgattaGACAGCTGCAGTCAGCTactgaggagagaaatgagctaagGGATCTCCTGACTTACGTGACAGAGAGATACAGGAACaacag ctaCCTGCCCAGCCGGATCCATATGGACAAGATATGTGTGCAGAAGAAGTTGTTCCCATTCAAGAAGGCGAGCAAAGCAGAACATCTGGATTGTGCACCGCTGGTACAGAAATACTTGATTGACTTGCACAAGAATGATAAGGATGAACAGGATAAGaagagcaacctccagacccagcaacaTCTG GATAACACCACTTGA
- the LOC134480026 gene encoding disks large homolog 5-like produces the protein MFSRLRKNFGRVNADFGQTGVRESRLSSKINDAQRKLAWGMLKDGRLTSSPGPVVINKEANTENTEEQRLIRQLQSATEERNELRDLLTYVTERYRNNRASRYIRSNPFYEKLKIKEREVMSLLHNLEMRNIEHCEKFQELQKEINFYRNLPSRIHMDKICMHKKLFPFRKESKAEQLDSAPLLQKFLFDLNKKDKDEQEKTSNLQTKQLLDNTI, from the exons atgttttcccggcTTCGCAAGAATTTTGGGAGAGTGAACGCTGATTTTGGACAGACTGGAGTGAGGGAATCACGCCTTTCATCAAAAATAAATGATGCACAACGAAAGCTGGCTTGGGGAATGCTGA aggatGGGAGACTGACATCATCCCCTGGCCCTGTGGTAATCAACAAGGAGGCCAACACGGAGAacacagaagagcagagactgattaGACAGCTGCAGTCAGCTactgaggagagaaatgagctaagAGATCTCCTGACTTACGTGACAGAGAGATACAGGAACaacag GGCCAGCCGCTACATCAggtcaaatccattttatgaaaaattgaagataaaggagagggaggtcatgtcattactgcacaacttagagatgaggAACATCGAGCattgtgagaaatttcaggagctccagAAGgaaattaacttctatcg GAACCTGCCCAGCCGGATCCATATGGACAAGATATGTATGCACAAGAAGTTGTTCCCATTCAGAAAGGAGAGCAAAGCAGAACAGCTTGATTCTGCACCGCTGCTACagaaatttttgtttgatttgaacaagaaagataaagacgaacaggagaaaaccagcaacctccagaccaaGCAACTTCTG Gataacaccatttga